In one Brassica oleracea var. oleracea cultivar TO1000 chromosome C9, BOL, whole genome shotgun sequence genomic region, the following are encoded:
- the LOC106313277 gene encoding protein bem46 isoform X2, whose protein sequence is MVTYVSALFYGVGGIVVAGVGLLVAFQEKLVYVPVLPGLSKSYPITPARLNLIYEDVWLRSSDGVRLHSWFIKVFPDCRGPTILFFQENAGNIAHRLEMVRIMIQKLKCNVFMLSYRGYGESEGYPSQHGIIKDAQAALDHLSQRADIDTSRIVVFGRSLGGAVGAVLTKNNPEKVSALILENTFTSILDMAGVLLPFLKWFIGGSGTKSLKLLNFVVRSPWKTIDAIGEVKQPVLFLSGLKDEMVPPFHMKMLYAKAATRNSQCTFVEFPSGMHMDTWLTGGDVYWRTVMQFLAKHAPEERKADTGT, encoded by the exons ATGGTGACGTACGTGAGCGCGTTGTTCTACGGAGTAGGAGGGATAGTCGTCGCCGGCGTGGGGCTGCTCGTTGCCTTCCAGGAGAAGCTCGTCTACGTCCCTGTTCTCCCCGGCTTATCCAAGTCGTATCCCATCACTCCCGCCAGGCTCAATCTCATCTACGAGGACGTCTGGCTTCGATCCTCCGATGGCGTGCGCCTCCACTCTTGGTTCATCAAAGTGTTCCCCGATTGTCGAG GTCCAACCATTCTATTTTTCCAGGAGAATGCTGGAA ATATTGCACATCGTCTAGAGATGGTTCGCATCATGATACAGAAATTGAAGTGTAATGTATTCATGCTTTCATATCGTGG CTATGGGGAAAGTGAGGGTTATCCGTCACAGCATGGAATCATAAAAGATGCTCAG GCTGCGTTGGATCACCTTTCTCAAAGGGCAGACATTGATACTTCTAGAATAGTTGTATTTGGAAGGTCCCTTGGAGGAGCTGTTGGAGCTGTGCTTACCAAAAATAATCCCGAAAAG GTATCTGCGTTGATTCTGGAAAATACATTCACATCCATTCTTGATATGGCTGGTGTTTTGCTGCCCTTCTTGAAGTGGTTTATTGGAGGAAGTGGTACTAAAAGCCTGAAACTTCTTAATTTTGTTGTCCGCTCCCCCTGGAAGACAATTGATGCTATTGGTGAG GTCAAACAACCTGTACTTTTCCTCTCTGGACTGAAAGATGAGATGGTCCCTCCGTTTCACATGAAAATGCTGTATGCGAAAGCGGCTACCCGTAACTCGCAATGCACCTTTGTGGAATTTCCAAGCGGGATGCATATGGATACATGGCTGACTGGTGGTGACGTCTACTGGAGAACGGTCATGCAGTTCCTTGCAAAGCATGCGCCTGAGGAGAGGAAAGCCGATACAG GAACGTAA
- the LOC106313277 gene encoding protein bem46 isoform X1, protein MVTYVSALFYGVGGIVVAGVGLLVAFQEKLVYVPVLPGLSKSYPITPARLNLIYEDVWLRSSDGVRLHSWFIKVFPDCRGPTILFFQENAGNIAHRLEMVRIMIQKLKCNVFMLSYRGYGESEGYPSQHGIIKDAQAALDHLSQRADIDTSRIVVFGRSLGGAVGAVLTKNNPEKVSALILENTFTSILDMAGVLLPFLKWFIGGSGTKSLKLLNFVVRSPWKTIDAIGEVKQPVLFLSGLKDEMVPPFHMKMLYAKAATRNSQCTFVEFPSGMHMDTWLTGGDVYWRTVMQFLAKHAPEERKADTGLRHWSLI, encoded by the exons ATGGTGACGTACGTGAGCGCGTTGTTCTACGGAGTAGGAGGGATAGTCGTCGCCGGCGTGGGGCTGCTCGTTGCCTTCCAGGAGAAGCTCGTCTACGTCCCTGTTCTCCCCGGCTTATCCAAGTCGTATCCCATCACTCCCGCCAGGCTCAATCTCATCTACGAGGACGTCTGGCTTCGATCCTCCGATGGCGTGCGCCTCCACTCTTGGTTCATCAAAGTGTTCCCCGATTGTCGAG GTCCAACCATTCTATTTTTCCAGGAGAATGCTGGAA ATATTGCACATCGTCTAGAGATGGTTCGCATCATGATACAGAAATTGAAGTGTAATGTATTCATGCTTTCATATCGTGG CTATGGGGAAAGTGAGGGTTATCCGTCACAGCATGGAATCATAAAAGATGCTCAG GCTGCGTTGGATCACCTTTCTCAAAGGGCAGACATTGATACTTCTAGAATAGTTGTATTTGGAAGGTCCCTTGGAGGAGCTGTTGGAGCTGTGCTTACCAAAAATAATCCCGAAAAG GTATCTGCGTTGATTCTGGAAAATACATTCACATCCATTCTTGATATGGCTGGTGTTTTGCTGCCCTTCTTGAAGTGGTTTATTGGAGGAAGTGGTACTAAAAGCCTGAAACTTCTTAATTTTGTTGTCCGCTCCCCCTGGAAGACAATTGATGCTATTGGTGAG GTCAAACAACCTGTACTTTTCCTCTCTGGACTGAAAGATGAGATGGTCCCTCCGTTTCACATGAAAATGCTGTATGCGAAAGCGGCTACCCGTAACTCGCAATGCACCTTTGTGGAATTTCCAAGCGGGATGCATATGGATACATGGCTGACTGGTGGTGACGTCTACTGGAGAACGGTCATGCAGTTCCTTGCAAAGCATGCGCCTGAGGAGAGGAAAGCCGATACAG GCTTGAGACATTGGTCTCTGATCTGA